In one window of Gemmatimonadota bacterium DNA:
- a CDS encoding alpha-hydroxy-acid oxidizing protein, with protein sequence MTEKRFKRRLQRYPAVSDLRRLTRKRLPHIAWEYLDCGTGDERAVARNLERMAEVTLAPVFMKGDLKPDLTTTLFGRTYSVPFGMAPVGLTGLMWPRAEFILAASAAKYRFPFCLSTVATQAPETVGPIVGDMGWFQLYPPRRREIRDDLLKRAMDAGFHTLAVTADVPMGSRRERTSRAGLETPPRITAGFVYEALIHPTWTIQTLVAGLPRLRAIEKYADSKQMGEVASYVGQELGGTLDWDYIREVRDLWDGPVVVKGILHPDDAERAIEAGVDGIQVSNHGARQFDGTLAAIDALPPVVRQVNGRARIIFDSGVRTGLDIIRALALGADFVLLGRAFMYGVGAFGKTGGDHAFEILKADLEVNMVNLGCASVDEIPTPVRPETA encoded by the coding sequence ATGACGGAAAAGCGATTCAAACGGCGGCTGCAACGGTACCCCGCGGTGAGCGACCTGCGGAGGCTGACGCGCAAGCGGCTGCCGCACATCGCCTGGGAGTACCTCGACTGCGGAACGGGCGACGAACGGGCCGTTGCGAGGAACCTGGAGCGCATGGCGGAGGTCACGCTCGCACCGGTTTTCATGAAGGGCGATCTGAAACCGGATTTGACCACGACCCTGTTCGGGCGGACCTACAGCGTGCCCTTCGGCATGGCGCCGGTGGGGCTCACCGGGCTCATGTGGCCCCGGGCGGAGTTCATCCTGGCCGCCTCGGCCGCGAAATACCGTTTCCCCTTCTGCCTGAGCACGGTGGCCACGCAGGCGCCGGAGACGGTCGGACCCATCGTGGGCGACATGGGCTGGTTCCAGCTCTATCCGCCCCGGCGACGGGAAATCCGCGACGATCTGTTGAAGCGCGCGATGGATGCCGGCTTCCATACGCTCGCAGTGACGGCGGACGTGCCCATGGGCAGCCGCAGGGAACGGACCAGCCGCGCGGGCCTGGAGACGCCGCCGCGGATCACCGCCGGATTCGTGTACGAAGCACTGATCCATCCCACCTGGACGATCCAGACCCTGGTCGCCGGGCTGCCCCGGCTCAGGGCCATCGAGAAGTACGCCGATTCGAAGCAGATGGGCGAGGTGGCCAGTTACGTCGGTCAGGAGCTGGGCGGCACCCTCGACTGGGACTACATCCGTGAGGTTCGCGATCTCTGGGACGGACCGGTGGTCGTGAAGGGCATTTTGCATCCCGATGACGCGGAACGGGCGATCGAGGCCGGCGTGGACGGCATTCAGGTCTCGAACCACGGCGCACGGCAGTTTGACGGCACGCTCGCCGCCATCGACGCGCTGCCGCCCGTCGTCCGCCAGGTCAACGGACGGGCCCGCATCATCTTCGACAGCGGGGTGCGCACCGGTCTGGACATCATCCGGGCGCTCGCTCTGGGCGCTGATTTCGTGCTGCTGGGCAGGGCTTTCATGTACGGCGTAGGCGCCTTCGGCAAGACGGGCGGCGATCACGCCTTCGAAATCCTGAAGGCCGACCTCGAAGTCAACATGGTCAACCTGGGATGTGCCTCGGTGGACGAGATCCCCACACCGGTCCGCCCCGAAACCGCGTAG
- a CDS encoding M3 family metallopeptidase — protein sequence MENNPLLNWDDLPPFDRIETQHIEPGIRALLEGCEEAVTRLEETTPRTWRELMDPLERIEDDLGRIWGIVSHLHGVKNSPELREVYDPLLAEVVKFGNRLGQSKPLYQAYCALRDGEEAKGYAPAQQRILESAIREAELNGVGLDDADRDRYNEISQRLAELSTKFSNNVLDATKAFKIKLTEAGETEGLPETLLELAADTARQEGHEEATAADGPWVLTLDFPSFMPFMQHSKRRELRERMYRAFISKASDGEWDNKDVAREIIALRIDKCRLLGFDTFAALSLSRKMAPDAVSVRRLLDELRAAGRGAAEQDMEALKALAGVDGDDKENELRHWDVPYWAERLREARYDLKDEELRPYFPLPRVLNGLFELTERLFGVRLEEATGEAPVWHEDVQFFRVFDDRGEPMAAFYLDPYSRPAEKQGGAWMDSLVGRSAVMASAGRAARLPVAYMICNQGKPVGGKPSLMTFREVETLFHEFGHALQHMLTTIDYSMASGISNVEWDAVEIASQFMENWCYDRGTLKGLARHYETDEPLPEEIIDRLLGARTFREGSNTLRQVNFGLLDMELHEHFDPTGAETILDVQRRIDAETLILPALEEDRFFCSFSHIFAGGYAAGYYSYKWSEVLSADAFSAFEELGLENEEEMRRLGRRFRDTILALGGSRHPMDVFRDFRGREPTTDALLRQGGLLRE from the coding sequence ATGGAAAACAACCCACTGCTGAACTGGGACGATCTTCCCCCTTTCGACCGGATTGAAACCCAACATATCGAGCCCGGAATCCGCGCCCTGCTCGAGGGCTGCGAAGAGGCCGTGACCCGGCTCGAGGAAACCACGCCGCGCACCTGGCGCGAGTTGATGGACCCGCTCGAGCGGATCGAAGACGACCTCGGCCGTATCTGGGGCATCGTGTCCCATCTGCACGGGGTGAAGAACTCGCCCGAGTTGCGGGAAGTATACGATCCCCTGCTCGCCGAAGTGGTCAAGTTCGGAAATCGGCTCGGCCAGAGCAAGCCCCTGTACCAGGCCTATTGCGCCTTGCGAGACGGCGAGGAAGCGAAAGGATACGCGCCCGCCCAGCAGCGGATCCTGGAGTCGGCCATACGCGAGGCCGAGTTGAACGGCGTGGGTCTGGACGACGCGGATCGGGACCGCTACAACGAGATCAGCCAGCGGCTGGCGGAGCTGAGTACGAAGTTCTCCAACAACGTCCTCGACGCCACCAAGGCTTTCAAGATCAAGCTAACGGAGGCCGGAGAGACCGAAGGCCTTCCCGAGACCCTGCTCGAACTGGCGGCGGATACGGCCCGGCAGGAGGGCCACGAGGAGGCCACGGCGGCAGACGGACCCTGGGTGCTCACGTTGGACTTCCCCAGTTTCATGCCGTTCATGCAGCACAGCAAGCGCCGGGAACTGCGCGAGCGCATGTACCGCGCCTTCATTTCCAAGGCGTCGGACGGGGAGTGGGACAACAAGGACGTGGCCAGGGAGATCATCGCCCTGCGGATCGACAAGTGCCGGCTGCTGGGGTTCGACACCTTCGCGGCGTTGAGCCTTAGCCGGAAAATGGCGCCGGACGCGGTTTCGGTGCGGCGTCTGCTCGACGAATTGCGCGCGGCCGGCCGCGGCGCCGCCGAGCAAGACATGGAAGCGTTGAAGGCACTGGCCGGCGTGGATGGTGACGACAAGGAGAACGAACTCAGGCACTGGGACGTCCCGTACTGGGCAGAACGGCTTCGCGAGGCGCGTTACGACCTGAAGGACGAAGAACTGAGACCCTATTTCCCGCTGCCCCGCGTGCTTAACGGACTGTTCGAACTCACGGAGCGCCTCTTCGGCGTGCGCCTGGAGGAAGCGACCGGCGAGGCGCCGGTCTGGCACGAGGACGTCCAGTTCTTCCGGGTGTTCGACGACCGGGGCGAACCCATGGCGGCCTTCTACCTGGATCCGTACAGCCGTCCCGCGGAGAAGCAGGGCGGCGCGTGGATGGATTCGCTGGTGGGCAGAAGCGCGGTCATGGCTTCCGCGGGACGGGCCGCCCGGCTGCCCGTGGCCTACATGATCTGCAACCAGGGCAAACCCGTCGGCGGCAAGCCCTCGCTCATGACGTTCCGCGAAGTGGAAACGCTGTTCCACGAATTCGGCCACGCGCTTCAGCACATGCTGACCACCATCGATTACAGCATGGCGTCCGGCATATCCAACGTGGAATGGGACGCGGTGGAGATCGCCAGCCAGTTCATGGAAAACTGGTGTTACGACCGGGGGACGCTGAAGGGCCTGGCCCGTCACTACGAGACGGACGAACCGCTTCCCGAAGAGATCATCGACCGCCTGCTCGGCGCCAGGACCTTCCGGGAGGGCAGCAACACGCTGAGGCAGGTCAATTTCGGCCTGCTCGACATGGAACTGCACGAGCATTTCGATCCTACGGGTGCGGAGACGATCCTGGACGTGCAGCGCCGGATCGACGCCGAGACGCTGATCCTGCCGGCGCTTGAGGAAGACCGGTTCTTCTGCTCGTTCTCCCACATTTTCGCGGGAGGATACGCCGCCGGGTACTACAGCTACAAGTGGTCGGAAGTGCTCAGCGCGGACGCCTTCTCGGCCTTCGAGGAGTTGGGGCTGGAAAACGAGGAGGAGATGCGGCGGCTGGGCCGGCGGTTCCGCGATACCATCCTGGCCCTGGGGGGCAGCCGGCATCCCATGGATGTATTCCGGGATTTCCGAGGACGGGAACCGACCACGGACGCGCTGCTCCGTCAAGGCGGATTGCTCCGTGAGTGA
- a CDS encoding Gfo/Idh/MocA family oxidoreductase produces MYSGISEDGNRPRTRCSVKADCSVSDTVRIGMIGAGHIAQSHAKAWQKEATLTAVASRRIESARSLAKRHGIPYVCRDANELFDRNDIDAVGIATPHHLHYPIALAALATGKSVFCEKPLALNGLQAREMWSAANASRVKTGMQSGIRLFPALRLLSRLLREGQAGMIHTFDAHWSFDWARDPRFPLTWRFKRAEAGTGALGDLGVYMIDAARWLVGEIRQVNAEMTTYVPRRPVLTSGGHFGELRRLHREQKLDFPRETGPVENDDVCQVLLRFENGARGSIRASRLHQEHSIRVDCERTSYLWQMTGDRRLMERSTETEYRPVEMAEPSVDESIVTTFLNNIRRNEDEPPTFRDGLAAQLVIDAAVRSNETGGWVDVEC; encoded by the coding sequence ATGTATTCCGGGATTTCCGAGGACGGGAACCGACCACGGACGCGCTGCTCCGTCAAGGCGGATTGCTCCGTGAGTGACACCGTTCGCATCGGCATGATCGGTGCCGGGCACATCGCCCAGTCTCACGCGAAGGCGTGGCAGAAAGAAGCCACGCTGACCGCGGTCGCCAGCCGCCGTATCGAAAGCGCTCGATCCCTGGCGAAACGGCATGGCATTCCCTACGTGTGCCGGGACGCGAACGAGCTTTTTGATCGCAACGACATCGACGCCGTCGGCATCGCCACGCCCCATCACCTGCACTACCCCATCGCCCTTGCCGCCCTGGCAACCGGTAAATCCGTGTTTTGCGAGAAACCCCTTGCACTCAACGGGTTACAGGCTCGGGAGATGTGGTCCGCCGCGAATGCGAGCCGCGTGAAAACGGGCATGCAGTCGGGCATCCGTCTTTTCCCGGCGCTTCGGCTCCTTTCGCGCCTGTTGCGGGAGGGACAGGCCGGCATGATCCATACTTTCGACGCCCACTGGTCCTTCGACTGGGCCAGGGATCCTCGCTTTCCGCTGACCTGGCGGTTCAAGCGGGCCGAGGCGGGGACCGGGGCCTTGGGCGACCTCGGCGTATACATGATCGATGCCGCCCGCTGGCTGGTCGGAGAGATCCGGCAGGTAAACGCGGAGATGACCACCTATGTTCCGCGGCGCCCGGTACTGACATCGGGCGGACATTTCGGCGAACTGCGCCGGCTGCATCGGGAGCAGAAACTGGATTTTCCCCGGGAGACCGGACCGGTGGAAAACGATGATGTCTGCCAGGTACTGCTGCGGTTCGAGAACGGCGCCCGCGGGTCGATCCGGGCCAGCAGGCTCCACCAGGAACATTCCATCCGGGTAGATTGCGAACGGACCTCGTACCTCTGGCAGATGACGGGAGACCGGCGCCTCATGGAACGGTCCACGGAGACGGAATACAGGCCCGTCGAGATGGCGGAACCGTCGGTTGATGAAAGTATCGTGACGACTTTTCTTAACAACATCCGGCGGAATGAGGACGAACCGCCCACGTTCCGGGACGGCCTGGCAGCCCAGCTTGTCATCGACGCGGCGGTCAGGTCCAACGAAACGGGCGGTTGGGTCGATGTCGAATGCTGA
- a CDS encoding methyltransferase domain-containing protein, giving the protein MPSGTEAILDERTLSSSHRRLDELLQPGMRVLDVGCGTGAITRGIHEKNDSGVTVGLDVDAGLIRQAVNASPCGPGFTAADIHHLPFNRAFDLASAARVIQWLSSPRRAIACCISAIKPGGWFLALDYNHEKIVWDPRPPASMKAFYEAFLAWRSDAGMDNAIADHLAPALERLGLVDIRVTAQHEHADRFNGDGRTRLGIWSTVAATRGLQLVQDGYITEAQRAAAEADYHEWVDSTAVSQTLYLLAVEGRVPG; this is encoded by the coding sequence ATGCCATCCGGAACGGAAGCGATCCTGGATGAACGAACGCTTTCTTCCTCGCACCGGCGGCTCGACGAACTGCTCCAACCGGGGATGCGCGTACTGGACGTCGGTTGCGGAACCGGTGCGATCACACGGGGCATTCACGAGAAAAACGATTCCGGCGTCACCGTGGGGCTCGATGTCGACGCAGGCCTGATCCGCCAGGCCGTCAACGCAAGCCCTTGCGGCCCCGGTTTTACCGCAGCCGACATTCACCATCTGCCATTCAACCGCGCGTTTGACCTGGCCAGCGCGGCGCGGGTGATTCAATGGCTTTCCTCTCCGAGACGGGCGATCGCATGCTGCATAAGCGCCATCAAGCCGGGCGGGTGGTTTCTGGCCCTGGACTACAACCACGAGAAGATCGTATGGGATCCGCGACCACCCGCGAGCATGAAGGCGTTTTACGAAGCGTTCCTGGCCTGGCGTTCCGATGCCGGCATGGACAACGCGATCGCCGACCATCTCGCGCCTGCATTGGAGCGGCTGGGACTCGTTGATATCCGGGTAACCGCGCAGCACGAACACGCCGACCGTTTTAACGGAGACGGCAGAACCCGGCTGGGTATCTGGTCGACGGTCGCCGCGACCCGTGGGTTACAACTGGTTCAGGATGGGTACATTACCGAAGCGCAGAGAGCGGCCGCAGAAGCGGACTACCACGAATGGGTGGACTCCACGGCCGTTTCCCAAACCCTCTACCTGCTGGCCGTCGAGGGCCGGGTACCGGGGTGA
- the mqnB gene encoding futalosine hydrolase — protein MNLDILLITATELEQEPVRARMEISGTDHPLVRPWHLGSLYGKSVLLIEGGVGQVNTAATLTLALTRHDPAMILQFGVGGAYVRSGLEVGDLAVATEECYGDTGVLTPEGWMDLEGMGFPMLPARALNKPLYNRIPLDVLRAEHIRRCLESGLDDRSSHQVVSGPFITVQQCSGVKAVGDTLAARFGGICENMEGAAAAYVAEVNEIPFVEIRGISNRVVDRDLSKWDLPLAIRHCQRAVERIVKSEVC, from the coding sequence ATGAACCTGGACATTCTACTCATCACCGCGACGGAACTGGAACAGGAACCGGTCCGGGCACGGATGGAAATCTCCGGGACGGACCATCCACTGGTCCGGCCCTGGCACCTCGGCTCGTTGTACGGGAAGTCGGTGCTCCTGATCGAGGGCGGCGTCGGCCAGGTCAATACGGCCGCGACCCTGACCCTCGCGCTGACGCGTCATGACCCCGCCATGATTCTGCAATTCGGGGTGGGCGGCGCGTACGTGCGGTCCGGTCTCGAAGTGGGTGACCTGGCTGTTGCAACGGAGGAATGCTACGGCGATACCGGCGTCCTGACCCCGGAAGGCTGGATGGACCTGGAGGGGATGGGCTTTCCCATGCTTCCCGCCCGGGCGCTCAACAAGCCCCTGTACAACCGGATACCGCTCGACGTCCTCCGCGCAGAGCACATCCGCCGGTGCCTTGAATCCGGGTTGGATGACCGATCGTCGCACCAGGTCGTCTCCGGTCCCTTCATCACCGTGCAGCAGTGCAGCGGCGTGAAGGCGGTCGGCGATACGCTTGCCGCCCGTTTCGGCGGGATATGCGAGAATATGGAAGGAGCGGCGGCCGCCTACGTTGCCGAGGTCAACGAGATCCCTTTCGTGGAGATACGCGGCATCAGCAACCGGGTGGTCGACCGGGACCTGTCGAAGTGGGATCTGCCCCTGGCGATCCGGCACTGTCAGCGAGCGGTCGAACGGATCGTTAAAAGCGAGGTTTGCTGA
- a CDS encoding 1,4-dihydroxy-6-naphthoate synthase: protein MTALSLGYSPCPNDTFIFCAMTQRRIPDAPKCREVLEDIETLNTLARERRLDLTKISFHAFGHLRDHYVLLRSGGALGRGCGPLVVSREPLQPEQLKDMKIALPGRLTTAALLLRLFDPGLERLVYLPFDQIMPACQRGDVDAGVIIHESRFTFAEHGLSQVIDLGAWWEEETEHPIPLGGILARRDLGVAMHERLDRSIRSSIEYAYAHPEDVKPYIRRHAQEMDEPVMQQHIDLYVNQYSLQYGDDGEGAIRDLFERAERAGIVPSSKRSLFE from the coding sequence ATGACCGCCCTTTCTCTCGGCTACTCGCCCTGTCCCAACGACACCTTCATCTTCTGCGCCATGACCCAGAGGCGAATCCCCGACGCGCCGAAGTGCCGGGAGGTGCTGGAGGATATCGAGACCCTGAATACGCTGGCCCGGGAACGCAGACTGGATCTGACGAAGATCTCCTTTCACGCCTTTGGTCACCTGCGAGATCACTACGTCCTGCTCCGGTCCGGCGGGGCCCTGGGCAGGGGTTGCGGTCCGCTTGTGGTTTCGAGAGAACCGCTGCAGCCGGAACAACTGAAGGACATGAAGATCGCCCTGCCCGGCCGGCTGACCACGGCGGCGCTGCTGCTGAGGCTCTTCGATCCCGGCCTGGAACGCCTAGTCTACCTGCCCTTCGACCAGATCATGCCGGCCTGCCAGCGCGGCGACGTCGACGCCGGAGTGATCATCCATGAAAGCCGGTTCACCTTCGCCGAACACGGTCTGTCCCAGGTAATCGACCTCGGTGCGTGGTGGGAGGAGGAAACGGAGCACCCGATTCCTCTGGGCGGTATCCTTGCGCGGAGAGACCTGGGCGTCGCCATGCACGAACGGCTCGACCGGTCAATACGATCGAGCATCGAATACGCATACGCCCATCCTGAAGATGTGAAGCCCTATATCCGGCGTCATGCCCAAGAGATGGATGAACCGGTCATGCAACAACACATCGACCTCTACGTGAACCAGTATTCACTGCAGTACGGAGACGACGGAGAAGGGGCGATACGCGACCTGTTCGAACGGGCCGAAAGGGCGGGTATCGTCCCGTCGTCGAAGCGATCTCTGTTCGAATAG
- a CDS encoding M55 family metallopeptidase translates to MRILMMTDMEGVSGIVAWDQVNGGKPMYEEGRRLYTEEINAAVRGARAAGAEEIVVVDCHGAGGDWTFNSLVPEMLDPGCEWVAKHPWSRYTEMFETGCDAAVFVGMHARANTPDGVMCHTISTTGWRSLRFNDDEVGEVGINAALCGHYGCPVLLVTGDEAVCRESRELLGENLPVVAVKRGLSRYSARQIPPVRARQMIEEGTRQALHDLPDIKPYVPAAPTKITIELDTVDNAAHYKGRPGVSFPDDLTVVSDGRDWMEAWNRIWHW, encoded by the coding sequence ATGCGCATACTGATGATGACGGACATGGAAGGCGTAAGCGGCATCGTGGCCTGGGACCAGGTAAACGGCGGCAAGCCCATGTACGAGGAAGGCCGGCGGCTGTATACTGAGGAGATCAACGCCGCCGTCCGGGGCGCCCGGGCCGCGGGCGCGGAGGAAATCGTGGTGGTGGACTGCCACGGCGCGGGCGGCGACTGGACCTTCAATTCACTGGTGCCGGAGATGCTCGATCCGGGATGCGAGTGGGTGGCCAAGCATCCCTGGTCGCGTTACACGGAGATGTTCGAGACGGGCTGCGACGCCGCGGTGTTCGTCGGCATGCACGCCCGGGCGAATACGCCGGACGGCGTGATGTGCCATACGATCTCTACGACGGGCTGGCGCAGCCTGCGGTTCAATGACGACGAAGTGGGCGAAGTCGGCATCAACGCGGCCCTCTGCGGACACTACGGCTGTCCCGTGCTGCTGGTCACCGGCGACGAGGCCGTTTGTCGCGAGTCCCGGGAGTTGCTCGGAGAAAACCTGCCGGTCGTGGCCGTGAAACGTGGCCTGTCCAGGTACTCGGCCCGGCAGATACCCCCGGTCCGCGCGCGGCAGATGATCGAGGAAGGCACGCGGCAGGCGCTGCACGACTTACCTGACATCAAACCCTATGTTCCGGCGGCTCCCACGAAGATCACCATCGAACTGGACACCGTGGACAACGCGGCACATTACAAGGGCCGGCCGGGGGTCTCGTTTCCCGACGACCTGACCGTCGTCAGCGATGGCCGGGACTGGATGGAGGCCTGGAACCGGATCTGGCACTGGTAG
- a CDS encoding sugar phosphate isomerase/epimerase, with the protein MQFIMFTKHLEGLTLAEIAEKLNSVGVSGADLCVRDGYPVNPGNIDRALPEAARVLSAEGLTIPLVTAPGDFTSATLDYAERYYQACGENGVRHIKLGYWHWSPGSDYWTELDRARKELEGFQRLSEKTGVKTVVHNHSGHSMGLNSSAVMHVVQGFDPRHVGVFADVGHLSICGEPIDMALNIVREYLSVMSFKDLARVQRVLDGERRWEVDVVRLGTGFGDWKTVLSTLKAQGFDGPVTMHSEYGGEPVDTVVDLARSDLRFIRNLMEQQ; encoded by the coding sequence ATGCAGTTCATCATGTTCACCAAGCACCTCGAGGGTCTCACGCTGGCGGAAATCGCGGAGAAGCTGAACAGCGTGGGCGTTTCCGGCGCCGACCTGTGCGTGCGCGACGGATATCCGGTAAATCCCGGGAATATCGACCGGGCCCTGCCGGAAGCCGCGCGGGTGCTTTCCGCCGAAGGACTTACCATCCCGCTCGTAACCGCACCGGGGGATTTCACTTCGGCCACGCTGGACTACGCGGAGAGGTACTACCAGGCCTGCGGGGAGAACGGGGTTAGGCACATCAAGCTGGGGTACTGGCACTGGTCGCCGGGATCGGACTACTGGACGGAACTGGACCGTGCGCGGAAGGAACTGGAGGGATTTCAGCGCCTATCCGAGAAAACCGGCGTCAAAACCGTGGTGCACAACCATTCGGGCCACTCCATGGGCCTGAACTCGTCCGCCGTCATGCACGTCGTGCAGGGATTCGACCCGCGCCACGTCGGCGTTTTCGCGGACGTGGGACACCTGTCCATCTGCGGAGAGCCGATCGACATGGCCCTCAACATCGTCCGGGAATACCTGTCTGTCATGTCCTTCAAAGACCTTGCGCGGGTGCAGCGGGTCCTTGACGGCGAGCGGCGGTGGGAGGTCGACGTGGTGCGCCTGGGCACGGGCTTCGGGGACTGGAAGACGGTGCTGTCCACGCTGAAGGCCCAGGGATTCGACGGGCCCGTCACCATGCACAGCGAATACGGAGGAGAACCCGTGGACACGGTCGTCGACCTTGCCCGGTCGGACCTGCGCTTCATCCGGAACCTGATGGAACAGCAGTAG
- a CDS encoding transporter, translating to METDLGILSIVPPALAIVLAFLTRNAVYSLAVACLVGVLIAGQGPLGFSQLMIDAIGNTSFSWVFMLEICIGIMIAFFMRTGAIEAFTQFVAYRKLSRKGVQLWTWMLGMFVFFSDYFSPLFVGTTMRSLADKARISREKLAYIADSTSAPVIVLLPFTGWAIYISGLTIGMGPIADAGDALNAFIHSIPYNIYAITAVILVGLIAAGLVPEFGPMKKAERRAMDEGKVLRDGAVPLIGRELTETPMFPDIKPRLFLNFILPVILIIVIVLGSFVLTGSAKTLEAYLAVVIFLGISIRIQGIRLNDIMDTAMTGIKGIMPAIMILVFAYTINQLSRDMGTADYMVSISRDFLTPSMLPLATYLLAAVMAFSTGTSWGTFAIMLPIAVPVALVYSGDALTDIVYATIAAVAGGGVFGDHCSPLSDTSILASTGAASDHIDHVRTQIPYALVAAVLTGVVYLVMGLTVWT from the coding sequence ATGGAAACCGACCTCGGTATCCTCTCCATCGTGCCGCCGGCCCTTGCCATCGTACTGGCCTTCCTGACCCGGAACGCCGTGTATTCCCTGGCGGTGGCCTGCCTGGTGGGCGTCCTGATCGCGGGCCAGGGGCCCCTGGGGTTTTCGCAGTTGATGATCGACGCGATCGGGAATACCAGTTTCTCCTGGGTATTCATGCTTGAGATCTGCATCGGGATCATGATCGCCTTCTTCATGCGGACCGGCGCCATCGAGGCTTTCACCCAGTTCGTGGCGTACCGGAAGTTGTCGCGCAAAGGCGTACAGCTCTGGACGTGGATGCTGGGCATGTTCGTATTCTTCAGCGACTATTTCAGCCCGCTCTTCGTCGGGACCACGATGCGGAGCCTGGCCGACAAGGCGCGGATATCCAGGGAGAAACTGGCCTATATCGCCGACTCCACCTCCGCCCCGGTCATCGTCCTCCTGCCCTTCACGGGCTGGGCGATCTACATCTCGGGACTCACCATCGGCATGGGACCCATCGCCGATGCCGGCGATGCGCTGAACGCCTTCATTCACTCCATTCCCTACAATATTTACGCCATCACGGCAGTCATCCTCGTCGGACTGATCGCCGCCGGACTGGTCCCGGAGTTCGGCCCCATGAAGAAAGCGGAACGCCGGGCCATGGACGAAGGCAAGGTACTGAGAGACGGCGCGGTCCCGCTCATCGGACGGGAACTGACCGAGACCCCCATGTTCCCGGACATAAAACCCCGCCTGTTCCTGAACTTCATCCTGCCCGTCATCCTGATCATCGTCATCGTACTGGGTTCCTTTGTGCTCACGGGATCCGCGAAGACGCTGGAGGCCTATCTCGCCGTCGTCATCTTCCTTGGCATATCGATCCGCATCCAGGGCATTCGGCTGAACGACATCATGGACACGGCGATGACGGGCATCAAGGGGATCATGCCGGCCATCATGATCCTGGTTTTCGCCTACACGATCAACCAGTTGAGCAGAGACATGGGCACGGCCGACTACATGGTCTCTATTTCTAGGGATTTCCTCACCCCGTCCATGCTCCCCCTGGCCACCTACCTGCTGGCGGCCGTGATGGCCTTTTCCACCGGCACTTCCTGGGGCACATTCGCCATCATGCTGCCGATCGCGGTGCCCGTGGCCCTGGTTTATTCCGGGGACGCATTGACCGACATCGTATACGCGACCATCGCGGCCGTGGCCGGCGGCGGGGTCTTCGGCGACCACTGCTCTCCACTCTCCGATACCTCGATTCTCGCTTCGACCGGCGCGGCATCGGATCATATCGATCACGTCAGGACCCAGATCCCCTATGCTTTGGTCGCCGCCGTGCTGACCGGTGTCGTATACCTCGTCATGGGGCTGACCGTGTGGACCTGA
- a CDS encoding sugar phosphate isomerase/epimerase yields the protein MNHLGFMLIDPPSGWGGSVDETFRYIRSIGYDGVELNLTPELAGLLDQVEDAARANELPVVSLLTGAAYGEGLCLSVPDASIRDRTVERLVDNMETANRFGAILVVGLLQGLRSDEPDPAVAQARIVSCLRRVGREAEGRGVEIVIEPVNHLQVGFNNSVGEVLRLIRDTGSTAFHPMVDTIHMNIEETSLIQPIHDCGARLRHVHLCESHGGLPGTGRIDFAAVLDALEDVGYPHFASVKVYRKVGLRDAAEQSMAFFRELKPG from the coding sequence ATGAATCATCTCGGTTTTATGCTGATCGATCCGCCGTCCGGATGGGGCGGAAGTGTAGACGAAACCTTCCGTTACATACGTTCCATTGGATATGACGGCGTGGAATTGAACCTTACCCCGGAACTGGCCGGCCTGCTGGATCAGGTCGAGGACGCCGCCCGCGCGAATGAACTGCCGGTCGTATCGCTGCTCACGGGTGCGGCGTACGGGGAGGGACTCTGTCTCAGCGTCCCGGACGCGTCCATCCGCGACCGAACGGTCGAGCGCCTGGTGGATAACATGGAGACCGCAAATCGGTTCGGCGCCATCCTGGTGGTGGGCCTGTTGCAGGGCCTGCGCTCCGACGAACCGGATCCGGCGGTCGCCCAGGCGCGTATCGTTTCCTGTCTGCGACGGGTGGGGCGGGAAGCCGAGGGCAGGGGGGTCGAAATCGTGATCGAACCGGTAAACCACCTCCAGGTGGGATTCAACAACAGCGTCGGGGAAGTGCTGCGCCTGATCCGGGACACCGGATCCACCGCCTTCCATCCCATGGTCGACACCATCCACATGAATATCGAGGAGACCTCCCTCATACAGCCGATCCACGACTGCGGCGCCCGTCTCAGGCACGTTCATCTCTGCGAGAGCCACGGCGGACTGCCGGGTACCGGCCGCATCGACTTCGCGGCCGTCCTCGATGCCCTGGAAGACGTCGGGTATCCCCATTTCGCTTCGGTGAAGGTCTACAGGAAGGTCGGGTTGCGCGATGCGGCGGAGCAAAGCATGGCCTTTTTCAGGGAACTGAAGCCGGGCTAG